In Pseudoalteromonas carrageenovora IAM 12662, the following proteins share a genomic window:
- a CDS encoding response regulator: MFNIIKSVRKRYRWALLAIALLISGSALLLQLSISVQKYDAKIINIAGKQRMLSQKIAWHSNTILNTNNYSALHTQSLKKSLNVFKSAHQQLLAQSPNGEYKYLTPELIKLYLYEPIQLDKSVTQYILEAEKLLYQKGEVKQSVFSIEEVEAVLLNLDKAVSLYEQSALSKVNWVSNLEILCWLLAMILLLIELRFVFMPMEKEVTSTLLELQKQKDFVQQISQNKEHFIARASHEFRTPLQGLITSIEALEITPEQESIKTQAKYCSLRLISMLDELQDLQALSAGKWVPHLKDENLLESCNKVVIAYKYACKQKGIKLTSHLDESLNCICKLDHQRLQHMFTELMSNAIKFTAQGEINVSAKLLNNEFCLTVKDTGCGFSQVIADLEFDSFKQSNHFQGLRTGLTRVQYVVKALHGAISFKNNETHGATVTLSLPIISHKEALVEHTVNSNLTCLVVEDNPLNTLLLTRILTLLNLSYECAVNGEIACDMVSKNEYDIIFMDLNMPVMDGFEAIKIIRSELNKTMPIIAVTANTSDDDMEQVYKNGANFHIHKPISQQAIEDALNSIREINFTCSEGTC, encoded by the coding sequence ATGTTCAATATTATTAAAAGTGTTAGAAAGCGATACCGATGGGCGTTATTAGCTATTGCGCTTTTGATCAGTGGTTCTGCATTATTACTCCAATTAAGTATTTCGGTTCAAAAGTACGATGCTAAAATTATTAATATTGCAGGTAAGCAAAGGATGCTTTCGCAAAAAATAGCCTGGCATAGTAATACTATACTTAATACGAATAACTACTCTGCATTACATACTCAATCTCTAAAAAAATCCTTAAATGTATTTAAATCTGCTCATCAACAATTATTAGCTCAAAGCCCTAACGGGGAGTATAAATATTTAACGCCTGAGCTTATAAAGTTATACCTATATGAGCCAATACAGCTAGATAAAAGCGTTACACAATACATATTAGAAGCAGAGAAGTTGTTATACCAAAAGGGGGAAGTAAAACAGTCAGTTTTTTCTATCGAAGAGGTAGAAGCGGTTTTATTAAACCTCGATAAGGCAGTTAGTTTATATGAGCAAAGTGCGCTCAGTAAGGTTAACTGGGTTTCTAATTTAGAAATATTATGTTGGCTATTAGCCATGATATTACTGCTAATTGAGCTAAGATTTGTTTTTATGCCAATGGAGAAAGAAGTAACAAGTACGCTGTTAGAATTACAAAAACAAAAAGATTTTGTACAGCAAATTAGCCAAAATAAAGAGCATTTTATTGCCAGAGCTAGTCACGAATTTAGAACACCTTTACAAGGCCTTATCACATCTATAGAAGCACTAGAGATAACCCCTGAGCAAGAAAGTATTAAAACACAGGCAAAATATTGCTCCCTCAGATTAATATCCATGCTTGATGAGTTACAAGACCTGCAAGCTCTAAGTGCAGGGAAGTGGGTGCCCCATTTAAAAGATGAAAACCTATTAGAGTCGTGCAATAAAGTAGTGATAGCTTATAAATATGCATGTAAGCAAAAAGGTATAAAGTTAACTAGTCATTTAGATGAATCGTTAAATTGTATTTGTAAATTAGATCACCAGCGCTTGCAGCATATGTTTACTGAATTGATGAGTAACGCGATTAAATTTACAGCTCAAGGTGAGATTAATGTATCTGCAAAGCTTTTAAATAATGAGTTTTGTTTAACTGTGAAAGACACAGGTTGTGGTTTTTCACAGGTAATTGCTGATCTTGAGTTTGATTCGTTTAAACAGAGTAACCACTTTCAAGGATTAAGAACCGGACTTACCCGGGTACAGTATGTAGTTAAGGCGCTTCATGGCGCAATAAGCTTTAAAAACAACGAAACGCATGGCGCTACAGTAACCCTAAGCTTACCAATAATAAGTCATAAAGAAGCGCTTGTAGAGCACACAGTAAACAGCAATCTAACATGCTTAGTTGTTGAGGATAACCCACTTAATACTTTGTTGCTTACCCGTATACTTACTCTTTTAAATTTAAGCTACGAGTGCGCCGTAAATGGAGAAATAGCGTGTGATATGGTGAGCAAAAATGAATACGATATTATTTTTATGGATTTAAATATGCCAGTGATGGATGGATTTGAAGCAATAAAAATAATACGTTCTGAACTTAATAAAACCATGCCAATTATAGCCGTAACAGCAAATACCTCAGATGATGATATGGAGCAAGTTTATAAAAATGGAGCTAATTTTCATATCCATAAACCTATCAGCCAACAAGCAATTGAGGATGCTTTAAATAGCATACGTGAAATTAATTTCACTTGCAGTGAAGGTACTTGCTAA
- a CDS encoding TraB/GumN family protein: MKATPRISHLFIMVLFTVLSFNSLAAPALYKVEKNGTSSYLFGTVHVGDASMKGLPEKVTKAIDQSEQVVVEVDISKLTPLQMQQRSMPFMMLKDGKTLQTELSKQNYSKLKDYFSKKSIDIAMFNGLKPWAVMVTMMQIEFQNAGFSDQTGIDKQVLAYAKKQNITIGELETLEQQLQMFDGMALLSNEMIEETFEQLADINTYFIKLVNAWKNGDMDTLTEYYNMSFDESNYGEISEQVMLVNRNDKWVEQLVPRLTKEKLFIAVGALHLPEQHGLIKQLKDKGFSVTRL; this comes from the coding sequence ATGAAAGCAACACCTCGTATTAGTCACCTTTTTATTATGGTGCTGTTTACAGTACTTAGTTTTAATAGCCTTGCGGCACCGGCTTTATATAAAGTAGAGAAAAACGGCACTAGCTCATATTTGTTTGGCACAGTTCACGTAGGTGATGCCAGCATGAAAGGCTTACCAGAAAAAGTAACTAAGGCTATAGATCAAAGCGAGCAAGTTGTTGTTGAAGTAGATATTAGTAAACTCACGCCTTTGCAAATGCAGCAGCGTTCAATGCCCTTTATGATGCTTAAAGATGGCAAAACATTACAAACAGAGCTCTCAAAGCAAAACTACAGTAAACTTAAAGATTATTTTTCTAAAAAATCGATTGATATTGCCATGTTTAACGGCCTAAAACCTTGGGCTGTAATGGTGACGATGATGCAAATTGAGTTTCAAAATGCAGGTTTTTCTGACCAAACAGGCATAGACAAGCAAGTACTTGCTTACGCTAAAAAGCAAAATATCACAATTGGAGAGCTAGAAACGCTAGAGCAGCAACTGCAAATGTTTGATGGTATGGCACTATTAAGTAACGAAATGATTGAAGAAACGTTTGAGCAGCTTGCCGATATTAATACCTACTTCATTAAGCTAGTAAACGCATGGAAAAATGGCGATATGGATACGCTTACCGAGTACTACAATATGAGTTTTGACGAGAGTAATTACGGTGAAATAAGCGAGCAAGTTATGCTAGTTAATCGTAATGATAAATGGGTTGAGCAATTAGTGCCTCGCTTAACTAAAGAAAAGCTATTTATTGCAGTAGGCGCACTGCACTTACCAGAGCAACATGGTTTAATAAAGCAGTTAAAAGATAAAGGTTTCAGTGTTACTCGCCTTTAA
- a CDS encoding sensor histidine kinase — translation MLPQQNKTHSIKRKLVNYISAVISVILFTIFLTVDLSVDTWVEDQFNQSLTNKANYLKTLVEDDNGNVEFDFAGEFMSEYEQAQASEFYQLWHGEAIFERSDSLDLFPNANLPFLNMPINESKIIDIELPNGHDGRALISHFIAQKDDRSTTGLDVFNRMTLTIAAPTDELNKVLIIIDVVFILTCIFGVFGVRYLVTRIVNKGLYPLHNLNDQIKLLDITGVAQTIESDIKVEELEPIRNELNKFITVNQKLYSNEKRLTSDIAHELKTPIAELISLSEVAIRYPEDKRISDTYTSDVLNISQRMKTIVNSLLLLQRSSSNAFELSNQNIILKRLIDQIIEELAFKHLNISKRINNMLDDDLTIIADEFSLNTILCNLIDNALFYGITDQAIILDTIENEHSVTISISNKVDRLLNNEELSAIFDPLYQLDSSRTNNQRHGLGLSIVQSLCDLNGFKINAQNNENNTLTFNLTLPIK, via the coding sequence ATGTTGCCACAGCAAAATAAAACACACTCAATTAAACGTAAACTGGTTAATTATATTAGCGCAGTGATTTCAGTTATTTTATTCACTATATTTTTAACCGTTGATTTAAGTGTAGATACTTGGGTCGAGGACCAGTTCAATCAATCTTTAACTAACAAAGCTAACTACTTAAAAACCTTAGTAGAAGATGATAACGGCAATGTAGAGTTTGATTTTGCTGGCGAGTTTATGTCTGAATATGAGCAAGCACAAGCCAGCGAGTTTTATCAGCTTTGGCACGGCGAAGCGATATTTGAACGTTCCGATTCACTCGATTTGTTTCCAAATGCCAACTTACCTTTTTTAAACATGCCAATAAATGAATCTAAAATAATCGATATTGAGCTTCCTAACGGACATGATGGCCGCGCACTTATAAGCCATTTTATTGCACAAAAAGATGATAGAAGCACTACAGGTTTAGACGTATTTAACCGTATGACACTAACAATAGCAGCACCTACTGATGAACTTAATAAAGTGCTCATAATTATAGATGTTGTATTTATTTTAACATGTATATTTGGTGTATTTGGCGTGCGCTATTTAGTGACACGTATTGTAAATAAAGGCTTGTATCCGCTGCATAATTTAAACGACCAAATAAAGTTACTCGATATTACCGGTGTAGCACAAACCATAGAAAGCGATATAAAAGTAGAAGAATTAGAACCCATACGTAACGAACTAAATAAGTTTATCACTGTAAATCAGAAACTCTACAGCAATGAAAAACGCTTAACTAGCGATATAGCACACGAACTAAAAACTCCTATTGCTGAACTCATAAGCCTTTCAGAGGTAGCTATTCGATACCCTGAAGATAAACGTATTAGCGACACCTATACCAGCGACGTACTCAATATATCCCAGCGAATGAAAACGATTGTAAATAGCTTACTGTTATTGCAACGATCTAGCAGTAATGCTTTTGAGCTGAGTAATCAAAATATCATTTTAAAACGCTTAATTGACCAAATTATTGAGGAGCTGGCCTTCAAGCATCTAAATATATCAAAGCGTATTAATAATATGCTCGATGATGATTTAACTATTATTGCAGATGAATTTAGCTTAAATACCATTTTATGTAATCTTATAGATAACGCGCTATTTTACGGTATAACTGATCAAGCAATCATATTAGATACCATTGAAAATGAGCATAGTGTAACAATTTCAATCAGTAACAAAGTCGACAGGCTACTTAACAATGAAGAGCTAAGTGCTATTTTTGATCCACTGTATCAACTCGATTCGTCACGAACTAATAACCAACGCCACGGTTTAGGCCTTTCTATAGTGCAAAGCTTATGTGATTTAAATGGCTTTAAAATCAATGCTCAAAATAACGAAAATAATACCCTTACATTTAATTTAACACTGCCCATAAAGTGA
- a CDS encoding response regulator transcription factor, producing MKILVIEDSEALRRSLQVGLSNLGFTVDETGDGSQGLSMALSGNYDLLVLDLMLPSVDGMNILQALRSSNSQSCVLILSAKSEPQDKINGLMKGADDYLTKPFSFEELHARVLALLRRGSLQNQQNTLTVGDCVLDLSLKTLHYKQHAIELTRNEYKIIECLFNTPERVLGLEFISEAVVGQFDMLSKNALEAHISTIRKKVRQFDGELPIKNKRGFGYVATAK from the coding sequence ATGAAAATCCTCGTTATTGAAGACTCCGAAGCACTAAGGCGCAGCTTGCAAGTTGGCCTTAGCAACCTTGGCTTTACCGTAGATGAAACCGGTGATGGCTCACAAGGGTTGAGCATGGCACTGAGTGGAAACTACGACCTCCTGGTACTTGATTTAATGCTACCGAGTGTTGATGGCATGAATATTTTACAAGCACTACGTAGCAGTAATAGCCAAAGCTGTGTGCTTATTCTATCTGCAAAAAGCGAACCTCAAGATAAAATTAATGGCCTGATGAAAGGCGCTGATGACTATTTAACTAAGCCATTTTCATTTGAAGAACTCCATGCTCGTGTCCTTGCATTGCTTCGTCGTGGTTCATTGCAAAACCAACAAAATACACTGACCGTAGGCGACTGCGTATTAGATCTCTCGCTTAAAACGCTTCATTACAAGCAGCATGCTATTGAGCTCACGCGTAATGAATACAAAATAATAGAATGCTTATTTAACACTCCTGAGCGAGTGTTAGGACTAGAGTTTATAAGCGAAGCAGTAGTAGGTCAGTTCGATATGCTCTCTAAAAATGCGCTTGAAGCACACATATCTACTATACGTAAAAAAGTAAGACAGTTTGATGGCGAGCTTCCGATAAAAAATAAACGGGGGTTTGGCTATGTTGCCACAGCAAAATAA
- a CDS encoding LTA synthase family protein, with product MGIKLTFIPKIQNALGPVWIFVVFTVLALSFLTLARFGLSVWQGERVFGSHAWLSIFIGGLRVDIATLSYIIMPALLLTLVMQSIGWQNKVRGLLKIYLVIMSALLVFFEVITPTFINEYDLRPNRLFIEYLIYPKEVSKMIFSGYKLEVFIAVIALILSCKFASKVFSNQWQSKSSLTGLNQSILALVLVCLTILGARNSLGHRPLNPAMVSFSTDHLLNDLTLNSLYSVAFAVKQLSNEQSSQDYYGKMPTDELLSIVRSNMQNTQGTFSDVTAPTKTFHGASNIGKPKNLVIILQESLGARYVGTLGGLPLTPNIDALYKQGWGFDNLYATGTRSVRGIEAVITGFTPTPSRAVVKLDKSQRDFFTIADFLAKKNYNTQFIYGGESHFDNMRSFFLGNGFKDIVDTNNFNKIDFNGSWGASDEDLYDQADLELSQLEKQNKPFFSLIFSSSNHSPYDFPDDKITLYDKQKQTRNNAAKYADYALGTFIEKAKKSSYWDNTVFIVIADHDSRVSGSNLVPVDHFRIPAVIFGKGIAHKRYDQLASQLDIPVTLLSLIGASGKHPMIGHDLSKPISDNKQRAMMQYDKNFAYMHDNKVVVLQPQKPATTYTYSNNQLLPCENDEQLVKKALAHANLGNLAYTNGWYH from the coding sequence ATGGGCATAAAGCTAACTTTTATACCTAAAATACAAAATGCACTTGGCCCTGTATGGATTTTTGTTGTATTTACTGTTTTGGCACTGAGTTTTTTAACACTTGCTCGCTTTGGATTAAGTGTATGGCAAGGGGAGCGTGTATTTGGATCGCATGCGTGGTTATCTATATTTATAGGTGGGTTAAGAGTAGATATAGCCACTCTAAGCTACATTATTATGCCCGCATTACTACTGACTTTAGTGATGCAAAGTATAGGTTGGCAAAATAAAGTACGTGGGCTACTTAAAATATACTTAGTAATAATGTCGGCTTTACTCGTTTTTTTTGAAGTGATTACGCCTACGTTTATAAACGAGTACGATTTACGCCCAAACCGCTTATTTATAGAATATTTAATTTATCCTAAAGAAGTCTCAAAAATGATTTTTTCAGGCTATAAGTTAGAAGTATTTATTGCTGTTATAGCACTTATTTTAAGCTGTAAATTTGCAAGTAAAGTATTTAGCAATCAATGGCAAAGCAAATCATCACTAACAGGCTTAAATCAATCAATTTTAGCGCTTGTTTTAGTATGCTTAACTATTTTGGGCGCGCGTAATTCATTAGGACACAGGCCGCTTAACCCCGCCATGGTCTCGTTCTCTACTGATCACTTACTTAACGACTTAACCCTTAACTCACTTTATAGCGTCGCATTTGCAGTTAAGCAACTCTCTAATGAGCAATCAAGCCAAGACTATTACGGTAAAATGCCTACCGATGAATTGCTTAGTATTGTGCGTAGTAACATGCAAAACACGCAAGGCACATTTAGTGATGTAACCGCCCCTACAAAAACGTTTCATGGCGCAAGTAATATAGGTAAACCCAAAAATCTAGTCATTATTTTACAAGAAAGTTTAGGTGCTCGTTATGTAGGCACGCTTGGCGGTTTACCGCTTACACCTAATATCGACGCCCTTTACAAGCAAGGCTGGGGGTTTGATAATTTATACGCCACGGGTACACGTTCAGTGCGTGGAATTGAGGCAGTGATTACAGGGTTTACACCAACGCCTTCACGTGCGGTTGTTAAGCTTGATAAATCACAACGCGACTTTTTTACCATTGCTGATTTTTTAGCTAAGAAAAATTACAACACCCAGTTTATTTATGGTGGCGAAAGCCATTTTGATAACATGCGAAGCTTCTTTTTAGGTAATGGCTTTAAAGATATTGTAGATACGAATAACTTTAATAAAATAGACTTTAACGGCTCGTGGGGCGCATCAGACGAAGACTTATACGACCAAGCCGATCTCGAACTCTCTCAACTTGAAAAACAGAATAAACCCTTTTTTAGTCTTATATTTTCCAGCTCTAATCATAGCCCGTATGACTTTCCTGACGATAAAATAACGCTGTACGATAAACAAAAGCAAACCCGAAATAATGCTGCAAAGTATGCCGATTATGCACTAGGTACATTTATCGAAAAAGCTAAAAAATCGAGCTACTGGGACAACACCGTATTTATAGTTATTGCCGATCACGACTCACGCGTATCGGGTTCGAATTTGGTCCCGGTTGATCACTTTAGAATTCCAGCAGTTATTTTTGGCAAAGGTATAGCTCATAAACGCTATGACCAACTAGCCAGTCAGCTCGATATTCCTGTTACTCTACTGTCTTTAATTGGCGCAAGTGGTAAGCACCCAATGATAGGTCATGATTTATCAAAGCCAATTAGCGACAACAAACAACGCGCAATGATGCAATACGACAAAAACTTTGCTTATATGCACGATAATAAAGTGGTGGTGTTACAACCACAAAAACCAGCAACCACCTATACGTATAGCAATAACCAGCTTTTACCATGTGAAAACGATGAGCAACTAGTTAAAAAAGCCCTAGCCCACGCGAACTTAGGGAATCTAGCTTATACAAATGGTTGGTACCATTAA
- a CDS encoding diacylglycerol kinase yields the protein MSNKTVKKRQGLMRLIFTLNHSFNGLKWMSRFEAAFQQELALFSLLGVFVWLQEIALSDKLLLIASLLFVLFAELVNTAVEVVVDRIGREYHELSGLAKDIASASVFIAMLITALIWWAVLWA from the coding sequence ATGAGCAATAAAACCGTTAAAAAACGCCAAGGCTTAATGCGCCTTATTTTTACCTTAAACCATTCTTTTAACGGCTTAAAATGGATGAGTCGATTTGAAGCGGCGTTTCAACAAGAGCTAGCACTGTTTTCGTTACTTGGAGTGTTTGTGTGGCTACAAGAAATTGCATTAAGCGACAAGTTATTACTGATAGCCAGCCTGCTTTTTGTATTGTTTGCTGAGCTGGTAAATACAGCCGTTGAGGTTGTAGTTGATAGGATAGGCCGTGAATACCACGAGCTTTCGGGGCTTGCTAAAGATATTGCCTCAGCCAGTGTGTTTATAGCCATGCTAATTACTGCTCTTATTTGGTGGGCTGTATTATGGGCATAA
- a CDS encoding phosphoethanolamine transferase yields MNILSQIPVQKKPNRSKRFYIHCSANAFVVMIACYYCLVINIPFIQGSFSAITSLASFSWLFLLSVPLLLLCLLIIFFSIVSVRWLLKPINYLLLIISSGVLYGSLSYGVVFDYSMIQNTFETDSSEALNYLNPQLIGFLLLFCALPVFILSKVKIHFARPHQEAISRIKLIVACCLLIALVVVNFYADYAATGRNNRILKKEIIPFQYLSSGYKYMRDQLLYTNIKFKNIDTIPTLIAPTTTSVTVIVVGETARADNFAYQGYKRNTNPYTQKHNVTYFNNVASCGTATAVSVPCMFSLQTHDNFDRLAADNQQNLIDLAQQAGSDVLWVDNNSGCKNVCTRVVNINIPTAASALCDGKYCFDEALIAPLKRKLANLSQANTVIVLHMMGSHGPTYFKRYPEKFKQFTPTCDRSDIQNCSLDELVNTYDNTIAYSDFVNAQVIDQLKALPNNIDKQFLYVSDHGESLGEAGAYLHGFPYSFAPSTQTHVPLYMWADEHNQRITNTCLANLDTRAARSHNNIFHTLLNLIGIKSKTYQASLDLLARCQTTPSEIKL; encoded by the coding sequence ATGAACATACTTAGCCAAATACCAGTACAAAAAAAGCCAAATCGTAGTAAGCGGTTTTACATTCACTGTAGTGCTAACGCCTTTGTAGTAATGATTGCCTGTTATTACTGTTTAGTTATAAACATTCCTTTTATTCAAGGTTCGTTTAGCGCCATTACCTCACTTGCGTCTTTTTCATGGCTGTTTTTACTCTCAGTCCCGCTACTTTTGCTATGCCTTTTAATTATTTTCTTTTCGATAGTGTCGGTCAGATGGTTACTAAAACCTATTAACTACCTCTTACTGATAATTTCGAGTGGTGTGCTTTATGGCTCATTAAGTTACGGCGTCGTGTTTGACTATTCAATGATTCAAAACACGTTCGAAACAGATTCAAGCGAAGCGTTGAACTATTTAAACCCGCAGCTCATAGGCTTTTTACTGCTATTTTGTGCGTTACCTGTTTTTATATTAAGCAAAGTGAAAATACATTTCGCTCGCCCCCACCAAGAAGCGATTAGCCGTATAAAGCTAATTGTAGCGTGCTGCTTATTAATTGCTTTAGTGGTTGTGAACTTTTACGCCGACTACGCAGCCACTGGCCGTAATAATCGCATTTTGAAAAAAGAAATCATTCCATTTCAGTACCTCTCTAGCGGTTATAAATACATGCGCGATCAACTGCTATACACCAATATAAAGTTTAAAAATATAGATACAATACCCACTTTAATTGCGCCTACTACTACCAGCGTAACAGTTATAGTTGTTGGCGAAACCGCACGAGCAGACAATTTTGCTTACCAGGGTTATAAACGTAACACCAATCCTTATACACAAAAGCATAATGTAACGTATTTTAATAATGTGGCGTCTTGTGGCACAGCTACGGCTGTGTCTGTGCCGTGTATGTTTTCATTGCAAACACACGATAACTTTGATCGATTAGCAGCCGACAACCAACAAAACCTGATTGACCTAGCACAACAAGCTGGCAGTGATGTACTGTGGGTTGATAACAACAGCGGCTGTAAAAACGTATGCACCCGTGTTGTTAACATAAATATCCCAACCGCTGCATCAGCGCTTTGCGATGGGAAATATTGTTTTGATGAAGCACTTATTGCTCCACTTAAACGCAAACTCGCCAATTTAAGCCAAGCTAATACCGTTATCGTCCTACATATGATGGGCTCGCACGGACCAACCTACTTTAAACGCTACCCAGAAAAGTTTAAGCAATTTACGCCTACGTGCGACAGAAGCGACATTCAGAACTGCTCACTCGATGAATTAGTTAATACCTACGACAATACAATTGCGTACAGCGACTTTGTTAACGCCCAAGTAATTGATCAATTAAAAGCACTGCCGAACAACATAGATAAGCAGTTTTTATATGTCTCTGATCATGGTGAATCACTTGGCGAAGCCGGTGCTTACTTGCATGGCTTTCCGTATAGCTTTGCGCCTAGCACGCAAACACATGTTCCTCTTTATATGTGGGCCGATGAGCATAACCAACGCATTACCAATACCTGTTTAGCTAATTTAGACACACGAGCTGCACGCTCACACAACAACATTTTTCACACCCTTTTAAATTTAATTGGCATTAAAAGCAAAACGTATCAGGCATCCCTTGATTTACTTGCTCGCTGCCAAACAACACCAAGCGAAATAAAACTATGA
- the ilvG gene encoding acetolactate synthase 2 catalytic subunit: MTGAELTIDLLAKHGVKEVFGYPGGAIMPIYDALYGAPVKHYLTRHEQGAGFAAVGYARSTGKLGVCLATSGPGATNLITALADAMMDSVPLLAITGQVPTAAIGSDAFQEVDVLGMSLSCTKHSYMVERAEDLAEILQEAMHLAQSGRPGPVLVDIPKDIQMAQVPFKPWLAADEYLPQLDLNQVAIANQLLSEAKQPVAYVGGGVQAADAQNELMQFLNKTQMPAVSTLKALGSVLPDYEHYLGMLGMHGTQAANIAVQECDVLVCIGARFDDRVTGNLAKFAAKAKVIHLDIDAAEVGKRKPAKASLIADLKTSLPALECVVTPKAWCDTNKQLSVKHAWRYDYPGEKVFAPYLLNQLSQRMPKTGVVCCDVGQHQMWVAQHMKFSHPSNHLSSGGAGTMGFGLPAAIGAQVARPDDFVITVSGDGSIMMNIQELATIRRNNLPVKILILDNQRLGMVRQWQELFFEGRYSETNLSDNPDFVQLAAVFGIPGQTITHANQVDDAITALVNSKGPYIVHACIDDKENVWPLVPPGAANDEMITEKAQ; encoded by the coding sequence ATGACAGGCGCAGAACTAACAATCGATTTATTAGCCAAACACGGCGTTAAAGAGGTATTTGGCTACCCAGGCGGAGCTATTATGCCAATTTACGATGCGCTGTATGGCGCGCCAGTCAAACATTACCTTACTCGTCATGAGCAAGGTGCTGGCTTTGCTGCTGTAGGTTATGCCCGCAGCACAGGTAAATTAGGTGTATGTTTAGCAACATCAGGCCCAGGGGCAACTAACTTAATAACAGCACTTGCCGATGCGATGATGGACTCAGTGCCATTGTTAGCTATTACCGGCCAAGTACCTACTGCAGCCATTGGCTCAGATGCATTTCAAGAAGTAGATGTACTTGGTATGTCACTTTCGTGTACAAAACACAGTTACATGGTAGAGCGAGCAGAAGATTTAGCCGAAATACTACAAGAGGCCATGCACTTAGCCCAAAGTGGTCGCCCAGGTCCTGTACTTGTTGATATTCCAAAAGACATTCAAATGGCGCAAGTGCCTTTTAAACCTTGGTTAGCCGCTGATGAATATTTACCGCAACTTGATTTAAACCAAGTTGCCATTGCAAATCAGTTATTAAGTGAAGCAAAGCAGCCAGTTGCATATGTTGGCGGCGGCGTGCAAGCCGCTGATGCACAAAATGAGTTAATGCAGTTTTTAAATAAAACACAGATGCCAGCAGTATCAACACTTAAGGCATTAGGCAGCGTATTACCAGATTACGAACATTACTTAGGTATGCTAGGCATGCACGGTACACAAGCCGCTAATATAGCAGTACAAGAGTGCGATGTATTAGTGTGTATAGGCGCTCGCTTTGATGACCGCGTAACTGGTAACTTAGCTAAATTTGCAGCCAAAGCAAAAGTAATCCACTTAGATATAGATGCAGCTGAAGTAGGTAAACGTAAACCTGCTAAAGCCTCATTAATTGCTGATTTAAAAACGTCATTACCGGCACTTGAATGTGTTGTAACCCCTAAAGCATGGTGCGATACAAATAAGCAGTTAAGCGTAAAGCATGCCTGGCGCTACGACTACCCAGGCGAAAAAGTATTTGCCCCGTATTTATTGAACCAATTAAGCCAGCGTATGCCAAAAACAGGCGTAGTGTGCTGCGATGTTGGTCAGCATCAAATGTGGGTAGCGCAACACATGAAGTTTAGTCACCCGAGTAATCATTTAAGTAGCGGTGGCGCAGGCACAATGGGCTTTGGTTTACCGGCCGCCATTGGTGCGCAAGTAGCGCGCCCAGACGATTTTGTAATAACGGTGTCGGGTGATGGCTCAATCATGATGAACATTCAAGAGCTTGCGACTATTCGCCGTAACAATTTACCAGTAAAAATACTAATATTAGATAACCAACGCTTAGGTATGGTTCGCCAATGGCAGGAGCTATTTTTTGAAGGACGTTATTCTGAAACAAACCTTTCAGATAACCCTGATTTTGTTCAGTTAGCCGCTGTATTTGGTATTCCTGGGCAAACAATTACACATGCAAATCAAGTTGATGATGCAATAACAGCATTAGTTAACAGCAAAGGGCCGTATATAGTACATGCCTGCATAGACGATAAAGAAAACGTATGGCCACTTGTACCACCAGGGGCTGCAAATGACGAAATGATTACGGAGAAAGCACAATGA
- the ilvM gene encoding acetolactate synthase 2 small subunit — MKHSLTIALKSQSIAVERFLRVVRHRGFDLTHFQLNMDDGHYNVAMTVDSDKPIHLLTSQLNKLVDVKEITLQNLQQQAV; from the coding sequence ATGAAACACAGCCTAACTATTGCATTAAAGAGCCAAAGTATAGCGGTCGAGCGTTTTTTACGTGTAGTGCGTCACCGTGGTTTTGACCTTACGCATTTTCAGCTCAATATGGATGATGGCCACTACAATGTTGCAATGACAGTAGACAGCGATAAACCAATCCATCTTTTAACAAGCCAGTTAAATAAGCTGGTGGACGTTAAAGAAATCACTTTACAAAATTTACAGCAACAAGCTGTGTAA